From Slackia heliotrinireducens DSM 20476:
CGGCACGCCGAACAGCTGCGCCGTAAATATGACGGCCACGCCTTGCATAATGGCGGTGCCGTCCATGTTGATGGTCGCGCCCAGGGGAATGGTGAACGAAGATATGCGGCGGTCGACGCCCATACGCTTCTCCAACGTCTCGATGTTCAGCGGGATGGTGGCGTTGGACGTTGCGGTCGAGAACGCGAACAGCATGACCGCCACGAACTTCTTCATGAATTTGAAGGGACTGACGCGGGCCAGCACGAACAGCAGGATCATGTAGGTCAAAAACAGCTGGCACGCCAGCGCGATAAGCACGCCCAATACGTATTTGACCATGGGCAGAAACGCGCTGAACCCGATGTTGGCGAAGGTGCGTGACAGCAGGCAGAACACGCCGAAGGGTGCGACGTGCATGACCATGGAGGTCATCTGCATCATAATGTCGTTGAACTGCGTGAAGAACTTATGCACGGTTTCGACGCGGCGGCCCAGGATGGCCAGGATGATGCCCACGAACAGCGCGAAGAAGATGACGCACAGCATGTCGCCGTTGGCGGCTGCACCGATGGGGTTCTTCGGGATGATGTTCAGCAGCGTCTCGGCGATGGAGGTTTCGCTGGCGGTTGCCAGAGTGCTCGGGTCGCTGGATGCGATCGAGGACATGTCCACGCCGCGCCCGGGGTTGATGATATTGCCCACGGTCAGGGCGATCGAGATGGCCAGCGCGGTGGTGCACAAGTAGAACAGCAGGGTCTTCACTCCGACGGTGCCCAGCGTTTTCACGTCGCCGATGGCGGCGGCACCGCATACGATGGAGCAGAACACCAGGGGCACGACCAACATCTGCAGCAGGCGGATGAAACCTTGGCCGATAACGTAGAACACGCCGTCTACCAGCAGAGCGTCGCGTACGAACCCGCCGGGCATGAAGTAATGAATCAGCACGCCGCAGACAATGCCCAGGCCCAGCGAAATCAAAATGACGCTTGTCAGGCCAAGCTTCCTTTTCTTGGTTTCGGTCTCTGTCATTGCTCACTCCTAACCTAAGAGTCTGTGGTTGCGCATATATTCTTCCAGGTCGTCTTTCCAAGAAGGCATCTTCGCAAGGCCGGTCAGACGGATCATCATGTTGTCCAGCTCCACGTGGAAAGCCTTGTCGGGATCGTAGGTGCCAACCATGTTGACGGTGGAGGCGCCTGCCAGTTCCAGCGCGCGTTTGATGAACTCGTATCGGCTGCACAGCCCCTCGCAGGACAGATGGAAGGTGCCGTACTCTCCGGTCTCCATGATGGACATCAGCACCTTGCAGAAGGTATCGGAGCTGGTGGGGGAGCCGAACTGGTCGGCCGGTACTTCGATTTCCCTACCGGCTTTGGCATCGGCGATATGCATGCGCAAAAAATCGTCCTTCCGGGCGGTGTAAATCCAGGACGACCTCAGGATGACATGGCGCGGGTTAAGCTCGCGCACGAGCACTTCGCCCGCCTCTTTGGACTTTCCATACGTGAAAGAGGGGTTGGTGCGCTCGAATTCGCTCAACGGCGCTGAGTTCGGCTTGGTGGAGCGGAACACGTCGTCCGTGGAGATCTGAATGATGGTGGCCCCCAGGTAATGGCTGGCCACGGCCAGATTACGCGCGCCCAATGCGTTTACCCGATAGGCTTCGTCGGGGTTGGCCGCGCAGACGTCCTTGTCGGCGATGCCGGCGCAGTTGATGATGAATTCGGGTCGGTATGATTCTGCGAACGTGGTGACCATGTCAAGGTTGGTGACGTTCAGCTCCCTGTCCGTCGTGTGAATTGAGTAAGTGTCATGGTCAAGATGGTATTCGATGGACCGGCCAAGACGTCCCGTTGCACCCGCTATCCAAACCACGCGTTTCGGTCCGAACGTCATAGTTCACTCCTTTCGGTCGATTGCCGCGTACGAGAAAACGCTGAGCGTCGCCTGACGGCTTGTATTAGGCCTATGTAGTGCTTGATAAGAGGCATCCTGCACGCGGGATTGCATACGATGTCATTCATGATACATGCAGATGCCTACATCAAAAGTAACAATGCAGCGACTTTTACCCCTGGCGGGACGTTGTAAATAGGGTAATGAACTGCAGAAACTCTACGCTAACAAACGTTTTGCGAATTGCCCACGCATGACGAAGCCGGCATGCAAGCAGAACGGCATATGCATATTTGGGTCGAGTCTGCGTATACTCAAGATTTTGACTACAATGGTCCAGTCATCGTTTCGGAAGAAGAAAGGTTTCGCCGTGGCAGATTACAATCAGCAGCAATACTATCAGCAGCCCCAGCCCCAGCCGCAGTACTATCAGCAGCCGCAACCCTACTACCAGCAGCCTGTCGAAGTGCCTGTCTCAACGGGCGATTGGATGCTCACCATGTTCCTGACGGCCATTCCTCTGGTAGGCTTTATCCTGCTTCTGGTCTGGGCATTCGGCTCCACCACGCCGTTGTCCAAAAAGAACTGGGCCCGCGCGGGCCTCATCTGGTGGGTCATCGCCATGGTGCTCAGCATCCTCTTGACCGTGGCGCTCGGCATGCTCGGCTACTCGACCTACGAAACCGTCTAATGGGACAATGGGGACCGGCACCTGGTCCCATTGTGTCAGTAGGGACGTTTCCTTCTGACTCATTTTTGCGCCACTGGGGACAGATCTGCGCCGGGACATAGGGGGCTCCGATGCCCCCAATGTCCTGCGCTATCGACAACCGCCGGAGGCGCCTGGGGTTGGCGTCTTAGGCGGTCCAAAAAATCGTCCGCACCCCGCCTTTGTCTCATTTTGGCAGGCGGGAATGCGGGCGCTATCCCTCCGCATCCCGCTCCTTAGCCCGGGACAAAGAGGACAGGCACCTTTGTCCCGTCGGCTCATTCTGCTCGGCGGGCGTGTAACTTTAACGCATCCCGCTCCTCGGTCCGAAAACCTCGTTTTCCGCCAGGAAAATCAAGTAGTGTACGACCTGCTTGAGCGTTAATTTCCAACCCCAAATACTGCAACGGTTTGACCAGGGGTTTTCTGAGAGGCATTCGCGAAGCGGCCGAAGCGCGGTGCCGATGCGGCTCCCAAGTCGTACATTACTTGTTTTTCTTGGTGCGAAAGCCCGTTTTGGGCTTGAGGAGCAGGCCGGAGCGGCGGGGGAGCGCCCCTGCCGGGGCATAGCGGGACAAAGGGCTCCGTCCCCAAAGTCCACCCCCATTCTGCCACCTATAAGCGATTCTGATGCTCCCTTGTGAAAATCTTAACTGCTCTTCTATTGGTGCGTTTCGCAAGGTATAATCAAGCGGTCCTTTAAGACGGTACAGAGAGACCGGCAAGGCAACCGCGACGGCGTCGAACAAACAATACATACGCGGATAAACAGACGCCCGAACATCTCGCCTTGGCCCAGCTTGCCGAGGTATTTTTTTACCCGCGAGCCGGACCTCAGTCAACCTGTACGCACTCATGCGAAAAGAGAGGAGAGTGTGTATGAGCGACGAAAGTCAGGTGAAATCCGTAGTCATGGACGCTGCGGAAATCGATCGCTCGCTGACGCGCATCGCGCATCAAATCCTGGAGGCGAACCACGGCTGCGACAACATCGCGCTCGTCGGCATCGTCACCCGCGGCGATCTGCTGGCGAAGCGCCTGGCCAGCATCATCGAGGGGATCGAGGGCAAGGAGGTGCCGCTGGGAAGCCTGGACATCAGCTTCTACCGCGACGACTACCTGACCATCTTGGCCCCCGAAGTCCATGAAACCCGCATCAGCTTCGACGTGACCGGCAAAGACGTCATCCTGGTCGACGACGTCCTGTACACCGGTCGCACCATCCGTGCGGCGCTGGACGCCCTCATGGACCTGGGTCGTCCGAAAACCATCCAGCTGGCGGTATTGGTGGACCGCGGCCATCGCGAACTGCCCATTCGCGCCGATTTCGTGGGCAAGAACGTCCCTTCCGCACACGACGAGAACGTCCGCATGTTCCTCGAGGAAGTGGACGGCATCACCGCTGTCGAAATTCTGGACATCAAGCCCGGCACCCGCGCCGGATCCGCACCGCTGGGAGGTGAGTAGCGAATGGCCTTCGACCATAAGCACCTTATCGATATCACAGAGTATTCCGATACCGATATCATGACTATCCTGGAGACCGCCAAAGCGTTCTCGTCCGTGAACGAGCGCAAGATCAAGAAGGTCCCCACGCTCAAGGGCATCACCGTCGTGAACATGTTCAACGAGCCCTCGACCCGCACCCGCAGCTCCTTCGAGCTGGCTGAAAAGCGCCTGTCCGCCGACTGTCTGAACTTCGGCGGCTCGTCCACCTCCTCGGTCAAGGGCGAAAGCCTCATCGACACGGTGGAAACCCTGAACGCATACAAGATCGACGCCGTGGTCGTGCGCGACAAGCACGCAGGCGCCCCCTACATCGTCTCGCAGCACACCCCGGCTTCGGTCATCGACGCCGGCGACGGCAAGCACCAGCATCCCACCCAGGCGCTGCTGGACCTCTACACCATCTGGGAGCACAAGCAGGACTTCAAGGGCCTGAAGGTGGCCATCGTCGGCGACGTGGGGCATTCCCGCGTCTGCGGCTCTCTGGTCCCGGCCCTCAAGATCATGGGTGCCGAAGTCACCTTGGTCGCACCGGGCACCCTCATGCCGCCGCGCCCCGAGGTGCTGGGCGCCGACCACGCCACGCCCTATCTGGACGAGGTGCTGCCCGACATGGACGTCGTGTACATGCTGCGCGTCCAGCGCGAACGCCTCGAAGGCGCGCCGTTCCCGAGCCTGACGGAATACCACGAGCTCTTCGGCCTGACCAAGAAGCGCGAGAAGCTCATGAAGCCCGACGCCATCATCTGCCACCCTGGCCCCATCAACCGCGGCGTCGAATTCGACAGCTACATGGCCGACCATCCGCAGCGTTCGGTCATCCTCGAACAGGTCTATGCAGGCATCTGCGTCCGCATGGCCGTCCTGTATCTGCTTTTGGGAGGTGCTGATAATGGCCTTAATTCTTAAAAACGCCCACATCGTCGACCCCGCTGCCCAGCTTGAC
This genomic window contains:
- the pyrR gene encoding bifunctional pyr operon transcriptional regulator/uracil phosphoribosyltransferase PyrR — protein: MSDESQVKSVVMDAAEIDRSLTRIAHQILEANHGCDNIALVGIVTRGDLLAKRLASIIEGIEGKEVPLGSLDISFYRDDYLTILAPEVHETRISFDVTGKDVILVDDVLYTGRTIRAALDALMDLGRPKTIQLAVLVDRGHRELPIRADFVGKNVPSAHDENVRMFLEEVDGITAVEILDIKPGTRAGSAPLGGE
- a CDS encoding SDR family oxidoreductase, which encodes MTFGPKRVVWIAGATGRLGRSIEYHLDHDTYSIHTTDRELNVTNLDMVTTFAESYRPEFIINCAGIADKDVCAANPDEAYRVNALGARNLAVASHYLGATIIQISTDDVFRSTKPNSAPLSEFERTNPSFTYGKSKEAGEVLVRELNPRHVILRSSWIYTARKDDFLRMHIADAKAGREIEVPADQFGSPTSSDTFCKVLMSIMETGEYGTFHLSCEGLCSRYEFIKRALELAGASTVNMVGTYDPDKAFHVELDNMMIRLTGLAKMPSWKDDLEEYMRNHRLLG
- a CDS encoding dicarboxylate/amino acid:cation symporter — protein: MTETETKKRKLGLTSVILISLGLGIVCGVLIHYFMPGGFVRDALLVDGVFYVIGQGFIRLLQMLVVPLVFCSIVCGAAAIGDVKTLGTVGVKTLLFYLCTTALAISIALTVGNIINPGRGVDMSSIASSDPSTLATASETSIAETLLNIIPKNPIGAAANGDMLCVIFFALFVGIILAILGRRVETVHKFFTQFNDIMMQMTSMVMHVAPFGVFCLLSRTFANIGFSAFLPMVKYVLGVLIALACQLFLTYMILLFVLARVSPFKFMKKFVAVMLFAFSTATSNATIPLNIETLEKRMGVDRRISSFTIPLGATINMDGTAIMQGVAVIFTAQLFGVPLGPVEYVTVIATATLASIGTAGVPSVGLITLSMVFNSIGLPLEGIALIMGIDRILDMCRTAVNITGDAVCTIVVAKQEGCVDLGKFNDPSAGSDLEEVRMAS
- a CDS encoding aspartate carbamoyltransferase catalytic subunit; translated protein: MAFDHKHLIDITEYSDTDIMTILETAKAFSSVNERKIKKVPTLKGITVVNMFNEPSTRTRSSFELAEKRLSADCLNFGGSSTSSVKGESLIDTVETLNAYKIDAVVVRDKHAGAPYIVSQHTPASVIDAGDGKHQHPTQALLDLYTIWEHKQDFKGLKVAIVGDVGHSRVCGSLVPALKIMGAEVTLVAPGTLMPPRPEVLGADHATPYLDEVLPDMDVVYMLRVQRERLEGAPFPSLTEYHELFGLTKKREKLMKPDAIICHPGPINRGVEFDSYMADHPQRSVILEQVYAGICVRMAVLYLLLGGADNGLNS